One window of the Microtus ochrogaster isolate Prairie Vole_2 chromosome 10, MicOch1.0, whole genome shotgun sequence genome contains the following:
- the A3galt2 gene encoding alpha-1,3-galactosyltransferase 2 isoform X1: MALGAEWGLRWLRSHGGYRKQEGQRQRGQGTPIWALPRAKKRLLWQLLLTAFGFLGLYLYGLRSLRSLEVFIPMGICPRATMPLLRDNFTGVLQHWARPEVLTCTSWAAPIIWDGTFDPQIAEQEARRQNLTIGLTVFAVGRYLEKYLEHFLDSAEQHFMVGQSVVYYVFTDRPEAVPYMTLGQGRVLRVERVQQENRWQDVSMARMRTLHEALGGQLGQEADYVFCLDVDQHFTSNFGPETLADLVAQLHAWHYHWPRWLLPYERDKRSAAALSFGEGDFYYHAALFGGSVAALRKLTAHCALGQQLDRERGVEAIWHDESHLNKFFWLYKPTKVLSPEFCWDLKIGWRTEIHTPRLLWEPKEYTLVRN; the protein is encoded by the exons ATGGCTCTAGGAGCAGAATGGGGATTGAGGTGGCTAAGGTCACATGGAGGctacagaaaacaggaaggacagagacaaagaggcCAAGGGACGCCAATCTGGGCGCTACCAAG GGCCAAGAAGAGACTCCTGTGGCAGCTGCTCCTGACTGCATTTGGCTTCTTAGGCCTGTACCTATACGGGCTCCGTAGTCTCAG GTCCTTAGAAGTCTTCATCCCCATGGGCATCTGCCCTAGGGCCACAATGCCTCTGCTGAGGGACAACTTCACAGGTGTCCTGCAACACTG GGCCCGGCCTGAAGTCCTGACCTGTACCTCTTGGGCAGCACCGATCATTTGGGATGGTACCTTCGACCCACAGATAGCCGAACAAGAGGCGAGACGGCAGAACCTCACCATTGGACTGACTGTCTTTGCTGTAGGCAG GTACCTGGAGAAGTACCTGGAACACTTCCTGGACTCTGCAGAGCAGCACTTCATGGTGGGTCAGAGCGTGGTGTACTACGTGTTCACTGATCGCCCGGAAGCAGTGCCCTACATGACGCTGGGCCAGGGTCGCGTGCTGAGGGTAGAACGTGTGCAGCAAGAGAACCGCTGGCAGGATGTGTCCATGGCGCGCATGCGCACGCTACACGAGGCGCTGGGAGGACAGCTGGGGCAAGAGGCTGACTATGTTTTCTGCCTGGACGTTGACCAGCACTTCACCAGTAACTTCGGGCCCGAGACACTGGCCGATCTGGTGGCGCAGCTGCACGCCTGGCACTACCACTGGCCGCGGTGGCTGCTGCCCTATGAGCGGGACAAGCGATCCGCGGCTGCCCTGTCGTTTGGCGAGGGCGACTTCTATTACCATGCGGCCTTGTTCGGGGGCAGTGTGGCGGCACTGCGCAAGCTGACGGCTCACTGTGCGCTTGGCCAGCAGCTGGACCGTGAGCGTGGCGTCGAGGCGATCTGGCACGACGAGAGCCACCTCAACAAGTTCTTCTGGCTGTACAAGCCCACCAAGGTGCTGTCGCCTGAGTTCTGCTGGGATCTGAAAATTGGCTGGAGGACAGAGATCCACACCCCTCGCCTGCTCTGGGAGCCCAAGGAGTATACACTGGTGCGAAACTAG
- the A3galt2 gene encoding alpha-1,3-galactosyltransferase 2 isoform X2, producing the protein MALKGFKAKKRLLWQLLLTAFGFLGLYLYGLRSLRSLEVFIPMGICPRATMPLLRDNFTGVLQHWARPEVLTCTSWAAPIIWDGTFDPQIAEQEARRQNLTIGLTVFAVGRYLEKYLEHFLDSAEQHFMVGQSVVYYVFTDRPEAVPYMTLGQGRVLRVERVQQENRWQDVSMARMRTLHEALGGQLGQEADYVFCLDVDQHFTSNFGPETLADLVAQLHAWHYHWPRWLLPYERDKRSAAALSFGEGDFYYHAALFGGSVAALRKLTAHCALGQQLDRERGVEAIWHDESHLNKFFWLYKPTKVLSPEFCWDLKIGWRTEIHTPRLLWEPKEYTLVRN; encoded by the exons GGCCAAGAAGAGACTCCTGTGGCAGCTGCTCCTGACTGCATTTGGCTTCTTAGGCCTGTACCTATACGGGCTCCGTAGTCTCAG GTCCTTAGAAGTCTTCATCCCCATGGGCATCTGCCCTAGGGCCACAATGCCTCTGCTGAGGGACAACTTCACAGGTGTCCTGCAACACTG GGCCCGGCCTGAAGTCCTGACCTGTACCTCTTGGGCAGCACCGATCATTTGGGATGGTACCTTCGACCCACAGATAGCCGAACAAGAGGCGAGACGGCAGAACCTCACCATTGGACTGACTGTCTTTGCTGTAGGCAG GTACCTGGAGAAGTACCTGGAACACTTCCTGGACTCTGCAGAGCAGCACTTCATGGTGGGTCAGAGCGTGGTGTACTACGTGTTCACTGATCGCCCGGAAGCAGTGCCCTACATGACGCTGGGCCAGGGTCGCGTGCTGAGGGTAGAACGTGTGCAGCAAGAGAACCGCTGGCAGGATGTGTCCATGGCGCGCATGCGCACGCTACACGAGGCGCTGGGAGGACAGCTGGGGCAAGAGGCTGACTATGTTTTCTGCCTGGACGTTGACCAGCACTTCACCAGTAACTTCGGGCCCGAGACACTGGCCGATCTGGTGGCGCAGCTGCACGCCTGGCACTACCACTGGCCGCGGTGGCTGCTGCCCTATGAGCGGGACAAGCGATCCGCGGCTGCCCTGTCGTTTGGCGAGGGCGACTTCTATTACCATGCGGCCTTGTTCGGGGGCAGTGTGGCGGCACTGCGCAAGCTGACGGCTCACTGTGCGCTTGGCCAGCAGCTGGACCGTGAGCGTGGCGTCGAGGCGATCTGGCACGACGAGAGCCACCTCAACAAGTTCTTCTGGCTGTACAAGCCCACCAAGGTGCTGTCGCCTGAGTTCTGCTGGGATCTGAAAATTGGCTGGAGGACAGAGATCCACACCCCTCGCCTGCTCTGGGAGCCCAAGGAGTATACACTGGTGCGAAACTAG